The Corynebacterium glaucum genome includes a region encoding these proteins:
- a CDS encoding N-acetylglutamate synthase, CG3035 family, with amino-acid sequence MSRIFRSDPVSVGDRVVVRRVRGELASDVIGIVESVSPLLVRRGDELVDIGEYHVMKRLSPRTVRNSDIRAIEAATARAFPGQEQLLIDGWLLRAGAEIAERSNSATPIGHSAGFGVVPLDAIEAFYREHDMPVQLLVPERIGKPALRLIEAAPERWELGEEIVVMSAELGEMGAGESGGAGGGAPDPDVRVDVRVDTAPDADWLAMYHYRGQALPEGAVRDLAQRIDGQIGFARLTLDGRNWLGYSAVEVAPEYRRQGLGTRLGKAVLAWGTQQGADNAYLQVRASNAAGIGLYEKLGFVEHHRHRYARLR; translated from the coding sequence ATGTCGCGGATTTTCCGCTCCGACCCGGTTTCTGTCGGCGACCGCGTCGTCGTGCGCCGGGTGCGCGGCGAGCTGGCCAGCGACGTCATCGGCATCGTCGAATCCGTCTCCCCGCTTCTGGTGCGCCGCGGCGACGAGCTGGTCGACATCGGCGAATACCACGTGATGAAGCGCCTCTCGCCGCGCACCGTCCGCAACTCCGACATCCGCGCGATCGAGGCCGCCACCGCCCGCGCGTTCCCAGGTCAGGAGCAATTGCTTATCGACGGATGGCTGCTCCGCGCCGGCGCCGAAATCGCCGAACGCTCCAATAGCGCGACCCCGATCGGCCACTCCGCAGGGTTCGGTGTGGTGCCGCTCGACGCGATCGAGGCGTTTTACCGCGAGCACGACATGCCGGTGCAGCTGCTGGTGCCGGAGCGCATCGGCAAGCCGGCGCTGCGGCTGATCGAAGCCGCCCCCGAGCGCTGGGAGCTCGGCGAGGAGATCGTGGTGATGAGCGCGGAGCTGGGTGAGATGGGCGCAGGCGAAAGCGGCGGCGCAGGCGGCGGCGCGCCAGACCCCGACGTCCGCGTCGACGTCCGCGTCGACACAGCACCCGACGCGGACTGGCTGGCCATGTACCACTACCGCGGCCAGGCGCTGCCCGAGGGCGCGGTGCGGGACCTCGCGCAACGCATCGACGGCCAGATCGGCTTCGCGCGCCTCACGCTCGACGGCCGCAACTGGCTCGGCTACTCGGCGGTGGAGGTCGCGCCCGAGTACCGCCGCCAAGGATTGGGCACGCGTCTGGGCAAAGCTGTGCTGGCCTGGGGCACGCAGCAGGGCGCGGACAACGCGTACCTGCAGGTGCGCGCCTCGAACGCCGCCGGCATCGGGCTGTACGAGAAGCTCGGCTTCGTCGAACACCATCGCCACCGCTACGCACGCTTGCGCTAA
- a CDS encoding exodeoxyribonuclease III, giving the protein MRVATWNVNSVRTRAERIAAFLERTDIDVLCMQETKVADAKFPYATFEAAGYEVAHVGTNQWNGVAIASRVGLEDVREEFARQPSFSKSGDPVREARAVGATCGGVNIWSLYVPNGREIGDPHYDYKLQFLYSLCGVVEASTSKLLCGDFNIAPRDEDVWDIGWFEGKTHVTEPERAAWQMLLEAGLTEVTHDDRFSFWDYKSMRFQKNQGMLIDFLLATEPMHTKLIDAWVDVEERQGKGASDHAPVIADFDTRTLELDQVR; this is encoded by the coding sequence ATGCGAGTTGCCACTTGGAACGTCAACTCGGTGCGCACGCGCGCCGAGCGCATCGCCGCGTTCCTGGAGCGCACTGACATCGACGTGCTGTGCATGCAGGAAACCAAGGTGGCCGACGCGAAATTCCCCTACGCCACTTTCGAAGCCGCCGGCTACGAGGTCGCGCATGTGGGAACCAACCAGTGGAACGGCGTCGCCATTGCATCGCGGGTGGGGCTTGAGGATGTGCGTGAAGAGTTCGCGCGCCAGCCGTCGTTTAGCAAAAGCGGCGACCCGGTCCGCGAGGCGCGCGCGGTGGGTGCGACCTGCGGCGGCGTGAACATTTGGAGCCTGTACGTGCCCAATGGCCGGGAGATCGGCGACCCACATTACGACTACAAACTACAGTTCTTGTACAGCCTGTGCGGTGTGGTCGAGGCGTCGACAAGCAAGCTCCTGTGCGGCGACTTCAACATTGCCCCGCGCGATGAGGATGTTTGGGACATCGGCTGGTTCGAGGGCAAAACGCACGTGACCGAACCGGAGCGCGCGGCGTGGCAAATGCTGCTCGAGGCCGGGCTGACCGAGGTCACGCACGATGACCGCTTCAGCTTCTGGGACTACAAATCCATGCGGTTCCAGAAGAATCAGGGCATGCTCATCGACTTTCTGCTGGCCACAGAGCCAATGCACACAAAGCTTATCGACGCCTGGGTGGACGTGGAAGAACGCCAAGGCAAAGGCGCCTCCGACCACGCGCCGGTGATCGCCGATTTTGACACGCGGACGCTGGAGCTCGACCAAGTCCGATGA
- a CDS encoding phospholipase D-like domain-containing protein, which produces MTLTLDLSWWQLALMVVDYAIKFVMIGIVPGNRKPSEANAWLLLILLLPIVGLPLYLLMGSKLISRRRHRIQNQANDALNNVHGEISDYPAELPAETASLVRLNRTLTGYPALYAHAPYLWTDYDLTMRRIAQLIDGSVSSVDLEIYAVAWDDTTAPVFEAMERAVARGVHVRLLFDHIGSQKYPGFRRLKRRLTEIGVDWHMMLPLDPLRGRWRRPDLRNHRKVIVFDGEVAMIGSFNLIDRSYLMPGHVRHGRQWVDAFVELSGPVVTSIESMFAVDWFTESGEVMELTPPEQIDDASALDVNVVQLVPSGPGFLTEPNLRMFNAMIHHTRDHLVLCSPYFVPEDSLLEAITSACYRGVRVDLLVGEKADQFMVQHAQSAYYQQLLQAGVHIWEFPAPYVLHTKFALADPGSDAAVGVVGSSNMDIRSFSLNYESSLFIAGGSLLPRLFELAENYLSVSRELTLEVWDRRPWYRRYVDNVMKLTSAVQ; this is translated from the coding sequence ATGACCCTGACCCTGGACCTGTCGTGGTGGCAGCTGGCGCTGATGGTGGTCGATTACGCCATCAAATTCGTCATGATCGGCATCGTGCCGGGCAACCGCAAACCGTCCGAGGCGAACGCGTGGCTGCTGCTGATTCTGCTGCTACCCATCGTGGGGCTGCCGTTGTACCTGCTTATGGGGTCAAAGCTGATCTCGCGGCGGCGCCACCGCATCCAAAATCAAGCCAACGACGCGTTGAACAACGTCCACGGCGAAATCAGCGACTACCCCGCCGAACTTCCCGCGGAGACGGCGTCGCTGGTGCGGCTCAACCGGACACTCACCGGCTACCCCGCGCTCTACGCGCACGCGCCGTACCTGTGGACAGACTACGACCTCACCATGCGCAGGATTGCACAGCTTATCGACGGCTCCGTCAGCAGCGTCGACCTCGAAATCTACGCCGTGGCCTGGGACGACACTACGGCGCCGGTGTTCGAGGCGATGGAGCGGGCGGTGGCGCGCGGGGTGCACGTGCGGTTGCTCTTTGACCACATTGGGTCGCAGAAGTACCCCGGGTTCCGGCGTTTGAAGCGGCGCTTGACCGAGATCGGCGTGGACTGGCACATGATGCTGCCGCTGGATCCGCTGCGCGGCCGATGGCGCCGCCCTGACCTGCGCAATCACCGCAAAGTGATCGTGTTCGACGGTGAGGTCGCGATGATCGGCTCGTTCAACCTCATCGACCGCAGCTACCTCATGCCCGGCCACGTGCGCCACGGGCGCCAGTGGGTCGACGCGTTCGTCGAGCTCTCCGGGCCGGTGGTCACCTCGATCGAGTCCATGTTCGCCGTCGACTGGTTCACGGAATCCGGCGAGGTCATGGAGCTCACGCCGCCGGAGCAGATTGACGACGCTAGTGCTTTGGACGTCAACGTCGTCCAGCTCGTCCCATCTGGGCCCGGATTCTTAACCGAGCCGAACCTGCGGATGTTCAACGCCATGATCCACCACACCCGCGACCACTTGGTGCTGTGCTCGCCGTACTTCGTGCCGGAAGACTCGCTGTTGGAGGCCATTACCTCTGCCTGCTACCGCGGCGTGCGGGTGGATCTGTTGGTTGGCGAGAAGGCGGACCAGTTCATGGTGCAGCACGCCCAGTCGGCGTATTACCAGCAGTTGTTGCAGGCGGGCGTTCACATCTGGGAATTCCCGGCGCCGTACGTGCTGCACACCAAGTTCGCACTGGCAGATCCGGGTTCCGACGCCGCAGTGGGCGTCGTCGGATCCTCCAACATGGACATTCGTTCCTTCTCGCTGAACTACGAAAGTTCGCTGTTCATCGCGGGCGGTTCGCTCCTGCCGCGGCTCTTCGAGCTGGCGGAGAACTACCTCTCCGTCTCGCGCGAACTGACGTTGGAAGTGTGGGACCGCCGCCCCTGGTACCGCCGCTACGTCGACAACGTGATGAAGCTGACCTCCGCCGTGCAGTAG
- a CDS encoding DUF559 domain-containing protein, producing the protein METDKLGGLLLDRKSAAQHTCVQLTASKYVLEDEWYALQRHEKSALRCYAVGVTGRKSVLIGRSAGCLNGLWILSNETASVELAMPSGNPPPRSQWPDGVLYRYVRLLESDITTVGAHGEVRVTTPIRSAIDIARFHSPRDGVVAMDSLFAGLTLGQQRAKWKEVHDHLKRMAGHKYIGRAHDAFDLSIHLSESAYESLFRVILAEHGIAVEVQKWIGPFRVDLLWGQLAIEIDGASKYQDVAKGTVVKQLQRENFIKEQGYEVIRLFPSEILRNEADCVARVREAKARADLRGAPGRPAGDERWEPEGGWGFRGD; encoded by the coding sequence ATGGAAACAGACAAACTGGGGGGACTGTTACTGGACCGGAAGAGCGCTGCGCAGCATACGTGCGTGCAGCTCACCGCTTCCAAGTACGTTCTGGAAGATGAATGGTATGCGCTGCAGCGTCATGAAAAATCAGCGTTGCGGTGCTACGCCGTGGGGGTCACCGGCAGAAAGTCCGTCCTGATAGGGCGGTCTGCTGGTTGCTTGAACGGGTTATGGATTCTGAGCAATGAGACGGCGTCGGTGGAGTTGGCGATGCCGAGTGGCAATCCGCCGCCGCGTTCGCAGTGGCCGGATGGCGTTTTGTACAGGTATGTGCGGCTTCTGGAAAGTGACATCACCACGGTCGGGGCGCACGGGGAAGTGCGAGTGACAACGCCGATCCGCTCCGCTATCGATATCGCGCGGTTTCACTCGCCGCGCGACGGTGTCGTGGCGATGGACAGTCTGTTCGCTGGTCTTACGCTTGGACAACAGCGTGCAAAGTGGAAAGAAGTCCATGACCACTTGAAACGCATGGCGGGGCACAAGTACATCGGCCGAGCGCACGACGCGTTCGATTTGAGCATTCATCTCTCTGAGTCGGCGTACGAGTCGCTGTTCCGGGTCATCCTCGCTGAGCACGGCATCGCGGTTGAAGTGCAGAAATGGATCGGGCCGTTTCGGGTGGATCTTCTGTGGGGGCAGTTGGCCATCGAGATCGACGGTGCGAGCAAGTATCAAGATGTTGCGAAGGGGACAGTGGTCAAGCAGCTGCAACGCGAGAACTTCATCAAAGAACAGGGGTATGAAGTGATCAGGTTGTTCCCGTCAGAGATCCTGCGTAACGAGGCCGATTGCGTGGCTCGTGTTCGGGAAGCCAAGGCGCGAGCCGATCTTCGTGGCGCGCCGGGGCGGCCTGCCGGAGACGAACGATGGGAGCCGGAAGGTGGTTGGGGCTTCCGGGGCGATTAG
- a CDS encoding ABC transporter permease, with protein sequence MLNQFPAEWTKLRSTASFWWTTGLIIAFGALFGALFGWSARLSNQLYVPTLVVAVVALTTIIIVIVQQSMIVTTEYRYGIQATNFRLRPKRWEVAVVKLLLGALIVAVASVIAVVAGFVLGDLIAPVAADWKTGEATQRALWAVPLGMVLLTLFVQGVAWLTRNTTASVVIGLGMMFVIETIVALLPKIGQDVVKYMPFSNLMGFMNNQAAEGMTVWQSLGIFAAWAVVVWVLGVVSLTVRDA encoded by the coding sequence ATGCTTAACCAATTCCCCGCCGAATGGACCAAGCTGCGCTCCACCGCGTCGTTCTGGTGGACCACCGGCCTCATCATCGCGTTCGGCGCCTTGTTCGGCGCCCTCTTCGGCTGGTCGGCTCGCCTGAGCAACCAGCTCTACGTCCCCACGCTGGTGGTGGCCGTGGTCGCGCTCACCACGATCATCATCGTGATCGTGCAGCAATCGATGATCGTGACCACGGAGTACCGCTATGGAATCCAGGCCACGAACTTCCGGTTGCGGCCGAAGCGCTGGGAAGTGGCCGTCGTCAAGCTTTTGCTCGGAGCCTTGATTGTGGCTGTGGCCTCGGTGATTGCTGTGGTGGCTGGGTTTGTTCTCGGTGACCTGATCGCGCCGGTCGCTGCCGATTGGAAGACGGGCGAGGCGACGCAGCGTGCGCTGTGGGCGGTGCCGCTGGGGATGGTGCTGCTGACCCTGTTTGTGCAGGGTGTGGCGTGGCTGACGCGCAACACGACGGCGTCGGTGGTGATCGGTCTGGGCATGATGTTTGTGATTGAGACCATCGTGGCGCTGCTGCCGAAAATTGGGCAGGACGTGGTGAAATACATGCCGTTTAGCAACTTGATGGGCTTTATGAACAACCAGGCCGCTGAGGGGATGACCGTTTGGCAGTCGCTGGGCATCTTTGCGGCGTGGGCCGTGGTGGTGTGGGTGCTTGGCGTCGTGTCGCTGACCGTGCGCGACGCGTAG
- a CDS encoding ABC transporter ATP-binding protein gives MIEVQGLTKRYGAVTAVDDLTFTVPPGRVTGFLGPNGAGKSTTMRMIVGLDKPTAGQSLIDGSAYANLDNPAQTVGALLDAKGVHPNRSARASLLWQAQAAGLPKSRVDEVLALVGLSDVAGKRVGGFSLGMNQRLGIAAALLGDPEYLILDEPVNGLDPEGIRWVRGLLRALAAEGRTVLVSSHLLAEMAQTADHLIVIGRGRLVADTSVADFIRGNSRVTTVVRPAGDNLPALEEALRRGLEGAGNAGAGVTRSVDADGRPVLEVADVSSDEVGALAFHAGVQLAELTERRASLEEAYMQSTEGHTQYAAGSAPVAQPSAGRHAAQPSQPNSPEVPNA, from the coding sequence ATGATTGAAGTACAAGGTCTGACCAAGCGCTACGGCGCCGTCACGGCCGTCGATGACCTCACATTCACCGTCCCACCCGGCCGCGTCACCGGCTTCCTCGGCCCCAACGGCGCAGGCAAATCCACCACAATGCGCATGATCGTAGGGTTGGACAAGCCCACAGCAGGGCAATCGCTTATCGACGGCTCGGCTTACGCCAACCTGGACAACCCCGCGCAAACCGTCGGAGCGCTGTTAGACGCGAAGGGGGTTCACCCGAACCGTTCTGCCCGCGCGTCGCTGTTGTGGCAGGCGCAGGCGGCCGGGCTGCCGAAGTCGCGCGTCGACGAGGTGCTGGCGCTGGTCGGGTTGTCGGATGTGGCTGGCAAGCGCGTCGGCGGGTTCTCGCTGGGCATGAACCAGCGCCTGGGTATTGCCGCGGCGCTTTTAGGTGATCCGGAGTACCTGATTCTGGATGAGCCCGTCAACGGCCTCGACCCCGAAGGCATTCGCTGGGTGCGCGGGCTGCTTCGCGCCCTTGCCGCCGAGGGCCGCACCGTGCTCGTGTCCTCGCACCTGCTTGCCGAGATGGCGCAGACCGCCGACCACCTCATCGTCATCGGCCGCGGCCGCCTGGTCGCCGACACCTCCGTCGCGGACTTCATCCGCGGCAACTCGCGCGTGACCACCGTCGTGCGCCCTGCGGGCGACAACCTGCCTGCGCTGGAAGAGGCGCTACGCCGCGGGCTAGAAGGCGCCGGCAACGCTGGTGCTGGTGTCACGCGTTCCGTCGACGCAGACGGCCGCCCCGTACTCGAGGTTGCCGACGTCAGCTCCGACGAGGTCGGCGCACTCGCGTTCCACGCTGGCGTGCAGCTCGCGGAGCTCACCGAGCGCCGCGCCTCCCTCGAGGAGGCATACATGCAGTCCACCGAAGGCCACACGCAGTACGCCGCGGGCTCCGCGCCGGTTGCCCAGCCATCCGCCGGCCGCCACGCCGCACAGCCGTCCCAGCCCAACTCCCCGGAGGTGCCGAATGCTTAA
- a CDS encoding NUDIX domain-containing protein: MLGDGNGWVHGAGGAKYWGLYGAAGLFLQAGDTVLMQHRAWWTAQGGTWGIPGGARDSHETAAETAIRETVEECGIDPALVEVRGELLTTEREGWTYTTVLAHTRGGEQIPLEANEESEELRWVPLDNLRELPLHPGFAASLDAVLRHTVTHD; the protein is encoded by the coding sequence ATGCTCGGCGATGGAAACGGATGGGTGCACGGCGCAGGCGGCGCGAAGTATTGGGGGCTCTACGGCGCAGCGGGGTTGTTCCTGCAGGCGGGCGACACCGTGCTTATGCAGCACCGCGCGTGGTGGACGGCGCAGGGCGGCACCTGGGGGATTCCGGGCGGCGCGCGCGACAGCCACGAAACCGCAGCTGAGACCGCAATTCGGGAGACGGTGGAAGAGTGCGGCATCGACCCTGCGCTCGTCGAGGTCCGCGGTGAGCTGCTGACCACCGAGCGGGAAGGCTGGACCTACACCACGGTGCTCGCGCACACGCGCGGCGGCGAGCAGATCCCGCTCGAGGCCAATGAGGAAAGCGAGGAGCTTCGTTGGGTTCCGCTGGACAATTTGCGTGAGTTGCCGCTCCACCCGGGGTTCGCCGCCTCACTCGATGCCGTGCTGAGGCATACTGTCACGCATGATTGA
- a CDS encoding glutamate ABC transporter substrate-binding protein, with translation MRGAALKRALVGSALAGCTLAGCAASPPPLPVEDPPLTYRVAPQPPGSELDPPGIPPEGNFTGGDGSWEWPGSLPPGSEEDREGPHMQRIRDRGRIIVGVDQSQYLLSYREPTQGDLRGFEVDLAREVAKDIFAPDDATADELKAAAAKVDFRFVEPSARAETLRAGDVDIVIRTMTITPERAELVDFSTPYLTSHVRVLAPRDRGIASVDDLRDRTICVVDGTNLVNLVRAEMPKSHVLRTRSWSDCLMATQQFQADAVIGDDAVLAGMVAQDPLAQIFSDPLAEQLYAVGVPKGHDDLVRQVNYTIERVSRDGTWSRLYRQWLGNSLSDAWLPRRMYRDVSAEATSEAPTESTTESETETATEEAS, from the coding sequence ATGCGCGGCGCAGCGCTGAAACGCGCGCTGGTCGGGAGCGCACTCGCCGGTTGTACCCTCGCCGGCTGCGCCGCGAGCCCGCCGCCGCTCCCCGTAGAAGATCCGCCGCTGACCTACCGCGTCGCCCCGCAGCCGCCCGGCTCTGAACTCGACCCGCCCGGAATCCCGCCTGAAGGTAACTTCACTGGTGGAGACGGCAGCTGGGAGTGGCCCGGCTCGCTTCCTCCCGGCTCGGAGGAGGACCGCGAGGGCCCGCACATGCAGCGCATTCGCGACCGCGGCCGCATCATCGTCGGCGTGGACCAGTCGCAGTACCTGCTCTCCTACCGCGAACCCACCCAGGGCGACTTGCGGGGTTTCGAAGTCGACCTCGCCCGCGAGGTTGCCAAGGACATCTTCGCTCCCGACGACGCGACAGCAGACGAGCTCAAGGCCGCCGCCGCGAAGGTGGACTTTCGCTTCGTGGAACCTTCCGCCCGCGCCGAAACGCTTCGCGCCGGGGACGTCGACATTGTCATCCGCACGATGACCATCACCCCGGAGCGCGCCGAACTGGTCGACTTCTCCACGCCCTACCTCACCTCCCACGTGCGCGTGCTTGCCCCGCGCGACCGTGGCATTGCGAGCGTCGACGACCTGCGCGACCGAACCATCTGCGTGGTCGACGGAACGAACCTGGTCAACCTCGTGCGAGCGGAGATGCCAAAATCGCACGTCCTACGCACCCGCAGCTGGTCGGATTGCCTCATGGCCACCCAGCAGTTCCAAGCCGATGCGGTAATTGGCGACGACGCCGTGCTCGCCGGCATGGTCGCTCAAGATCCGCTCGCCCAGATCTTCTCCGACCCACTCGCCGAACAGCTCTACGCCGTCGGCGTTCCGAAGGGTCATGATGATCTTGTACGCCAAGTCAATTACACCATTGAACGCGTCAGCCGTGACGGCACCTGGAGCAGGCTCTACAGGCAGTGGTTGGGCAATTCGCTTTCCGACGCCTGGCTGCCGCGCCGCATGTACCGCGACGTCTCAGCCGAAGCAACGTCTGAAGCGCCTACCGAGTCAACGACCGAATCGGAAACCGAAACAGCGACAGAGGAGGCGAGCTAG
- a CDS encoding serine/threonine protein kinase has product MAIERGTSEDRGPDSGPDPTEAVLYDPFADDDDDADDDDADDDDAGDDGGGFEQEEPDTEAVAFDPFAVDDNEAVDEDDEDSGISDAAYAELGDMAGLLKDLEKLRRGGGREETSQRSRLQALDTFRERRGTRRASRMVADGMVELPWVQPAEPKEALHDPTAAVVQKGIPAPALHPGDVVAGQYEILGVIAHGGMGWIYLAQDHYVAGRVVVLKGLHSTDNPDEAAAAAAEREFLADITHPGIVKIFNFIDDPRVPGGFIVMEYVGGPSLREARNAAPGHLLEPDIAIAYILEVLPALGYLHSRGVVYNDLKPDNIIVTEDQVKLIDLGAVSGIGAFGFIYGTRGFQAPEVATEGPTIESDIYTVGRTLAALIIDLPTSDGVYDPGIPTPSTEPMFRRYISLYRVIARCCHKDPALRFHSAKALELQLLGVLRELIAVRDGKTYPAQHSLFSPQRTTFGTKHLVFRTDQLIDGITRTVEITPQEVVAALPSPLINRHDVGAAMLQGSSYAEPQETLETLRQAMRTPQYKESMEIPFAVVRTMLDLGLTSQARSWLGSLDEKYGENWRFFWYFGVVNLLLGDFAQAQRDFSRVLGILPGEAAPKLAIAAVDELLLQQAGLREEQLLDDDLARACAGIRTSLDDIPSRVFQDLVAAGVLDDEWSMVADNPAMLRFHAMRLYSLVWLANPTTVSSAFGLARQLMNEGEVELAVAALDRVPQSSRHHRMAQLTAILCLVAQDLTEARIRRAARRLEEIPSTEPRFLQVKIFVLRAALTFLRQNRVYGAASHKPLFEYPFNVRGLRRGLAITLREQARVAPYPRHRYALVDMANKVRPATWF; this is encoded by the coding sequence ATGGCGATCGAGCGCGGAACCAGCGAAGACAGGGGCCCTGATTCCGGCCCCGATCCCACCGAAGCGGTGCTCTACGACCCGTTCGCCGACGATGATGATGATGCTGACGATGATGATGCTGACGATGATGATGCCGGCGACGACGGCGGCGGCTTTGAGCAGGAGGAACCGGACACCGAAGCCGTAGCTTTCGACCCGTTCGCGGTGGACGATAACGAAGCGGTCGACGAAGACGACGAGGATTCCGGCATCAGCGACGCCGCCTACGCCGAACTCGGCGACATGGCGGGCCTACTTAAGGACCTCGAGAAGTTGCGGCGCGGAGGCGGTCGCGAGGAGACGTCCCAACGCTCCAGGCTCCAAGCCCTGGATACCTTCCGCGAGCGGCGTGGCACGCGCCGCGCGAGCCGGATGGTTGCCGATGGCATGGTGGAGCTGCCCTGGGTGCAGCCCGCCGAGCCGAAAGAGGCGCTGCACGACCCCACCGCTGCGGTGGTGCAGAAGGGGATCCCCGCCCCCGCCCTGCACCCCGGCGATGTCGTCGCGGGACAGTACGAGATTCTTGGCGTGATCGCCCACGGCGGCATGGGCTGGATCTACCTGGCGCAGGACCACTACGTGGCCGGACGCGTGGTGGTGCTGAAGGGTCTGCACTCCACCGACAACCCGGACGAGGCGGCTGCTGCGGCGGCGGAGCGGGAGTTCCTCGCGGACATCACCCACCCCGGCATCGTGAAGATCTTCAACTTCATCGACGACCCACGCGTGCCAGGCGGATTTATAGTGATGGAGTACGTGGGCGGGCCGTCGTTACGCGAAGCGCGCAACGCTGCACCCGGACACCTCCTGGAACCCGACATTGCGATTGCGTACATCCTGGAGGTGCTGCCGGCGCTGGGGTACCTGCACTCGCGCGGCGTGGTGTACAACGACCTGAAGCCGGACAACATCATTGTGACCGAGGACCAGGTGAAGCTGATCGACCTGGGCGCGGTGTCCGGCATCGGTGCATTCGGCTTTATCTATGGCACTCGCGGCTTCCAAGCGCCAGAGGTGGCCACGGAGGGCCCGACGATCGAATCCGACATTTACACCGTCGGGCGCACGCTCGCGGCGCTGATCATCGACCTCCCGACTTCCGACGGCGTCTACGACCCGGGCATTCCCACCCCGAGCACCGAGCCAATGTTTCGCCGCTACATCTCGCTCTACCGCGTCATCGCGCGCTGCTGCCACAAAGATCCCGCGCTCCGCTTCCACTCAGCAAAGGCGCTTGAGCTGCAGCTTCTCGGTGTGCTGCGCGAACTCATCGCGGTGCGCGACGGCAAGACCTACCCCGCGCAGCACTCGCTTTTCTCGCCGCAGCGTACGACGTTCGGCACAAAGCACCTGGTGTTTCGCACCGACCAGCTCATCGATGGCATCACCCGCACCGTCGAAATCACCCCGCAGGAAGTCGTCGCCGCGCTGCCGTCGCCGCTGATCAACCGCCACGACGTCGGCGCCGCGATGCTCCAAGGATCCTCGTATGCCGAGCCCCAGGAGACCCTGGAGACGCTGCGCCAGGCGATGCGCACGCCGCAATACAAAGAATCGATGGAGATCCCGTTCGCTGTCGTGCGCACCATGCTCGACCTCGGTCTCACCTCGCAGGCGCGCTCGTGGCTCGGCTCGCTCGACGAAAAATACGGCGAGAACTGGCGTTTCTTCTGGTACTTCGGCGTGGTCAACCTTCTCCTCGGCGACTTTGCGCAAGCTCAGCGCGACTTCTCCCGCGTCCTGGGCATCCTCCCCGGCGAGGCAGCGCCCAAGCTCGCCATCGCGGCCGTCGATGAGCTCTTGCTCCAGCAAGCAGGTCTCAGGGAGGAGCAATTGCTTGACGACGACCTGGCCCGCGCCTGTGCCGGCATCCGAACGTCTCTGGACGACATTCCTTCGCGGGTGTTCCAGGATCTCGTCGCAGCCGGCGTACTGGACGACGAATGGTCGATGGTTGCCGACAACCCCGCCATGCTGCGCTTTCACGCCATGCGCCTGTATTCGCTGGTGTGGTTGGCCAATCCGACGACGGTGTCGTCGGCGTTCGGGCTGGCTAGGCAGTTGATGAACGAAGGCGAGGTAGAGTTGGCCGTCGCTGCGCTGGATCGCGTTCCGCAGTCCTCGCGCCACCACCGGATGGCGCAGCTCACGGCGATATTGTGCCTGGTGGCGCAGGACCTGACCGAGGCTCGTATCCGCCGCGCGGCGCGTCGCTTGGAGGAGATCCCGTCCACCGAGCCCAGGTTCTTGCAGGTGAAGATCTTCGTGCTGCGCGCTGCGCTGACGTTCCTCCGCCAGAACAGGGTCTACGGCGCTGCGTCGCACAAACCGCTCTTCGAGTACCCCTTCAACGTGCGCGGACTTCGCCGCGGCCTGGCGATCACCCTGCGCGAGCAGGCCCGCGTCGCTCCGTACCCGCGCCACCGGTACGCGCTGGTGGACATGGCGAACAAGGTCCGCCCCGCCACCTGGTTCTAA